In one window of Posidoniimonas corsicana DNA:
- a CDS encoding beta strand repeat-containing protein — protein sequence MPVRCSLAALAVALCLCSSSASAQEGSSGGTLSLPPDLFGTGDTGAAGSTPSRTMSSGVTGSELPPAAPYGGPSSYSGGGMSYSPSLGGHLRAQYNTKSYGQSAGNLDLGTMFMQQDGDRAWFLDGQVTLNDESKVGFNLGLGARTIIDIDHSLLGDNQKVLGVSIWADGSSTQNDNFFPQLGLSGELLGERWDLRANASFVLENQTLLGETQIAGDGLGYSGFNIGTDTLTGRDNAMHLTELEAARRVGNNDFWAFAGGYGLYGGDGVDTAGYQLGVRGFATPDLALQLKVTDDDLFATNTVFSITWFIGRTRTNTQFCGDLTDRFRERVIRNDYVPVYQDQVAGQIDQLTHDFDGDGESEAIRVVHVDSNAAAGGDGSFENPLQSLDSVQGASQDGDIVLVHANTTYADQTATLQDFQRLLGEGNDLTFNINTDQFGTIALPESSDGAMSGVSPIINNTAASAAAVVLANDNEVAGFTINGGVTAIDGSAGAGNPNLHDLTINGTTGDAIVLTPAEIVDGSDTTIAFNATLDNITFDSVGGNDISIDAATTADPSSPNVTLNEAISITNITSTNNGATSLAVSNTHSGGTLDVNGYDWDGGGSGLVGMSFTTTAGMVDVINSSLTGGAAGAVGFSVSETTGTVAIGSSNTVTNINGQAAEIYRNEESVDFAATVNNTTTSGGTVTITENAGAVTVQSASITTQDATSIEINDAAANVTVSSDVTRNGTAGIAVAINDTNPGDDDPNDDIVISFSDPTSTIESNGGSMAVVINGGDDEVNFLGAIEDTGGIRVTNRTGGEVTFSGGVTSDTGTADAVAITSNADDAVVTFDGAAAGLDITTSSGRGFFADSGEVNVTGSSNTITTTAATTGGLVLQGTPANPITSTSGVTFASVDTAAGSTNAIVLANVEGNVTVNGGTLNTAANAAVQIDNATGLTLNDVQLASGGATAVTASYSNDVANGLSLNDVDMNDGAMDVTANTTAAAAGTTVSVSSTTEAGAMTFTNNGTGDLDAILNDVTGSTGGAVSLDVTGAGDGSLAMSDVDTNGGTVSATSSGAASGDLALTMTDSGNTNEFGAITVNDQGSGNVSALLSNVETSSTLDFDAASGGTASLTVTGGAYNGAVTADAANTGTFTATINGGADLASTLDVNAGNTGVATVSVGGASTIDGAVNVTATNTGNATVTVNGGSTIDDSLTVNATNTGTATVNVNGNSSVTGVTTINTGNTGAANVDLDGTFGDQVTVAATNTEDFNFEMSSSTVTAGAAATALDVSIGDSVNNASLDFVGNTYDSGVSIAADNSQAFGLNVNGDSVTTGDNTVAFALLLDDGPSTSDIQIANSSFDTNDAVAFDFDNPANTGSVRFWLDNNDFENESATLAAADLTVGAGALDITVGISDSGGSGNSFTNNANATSQFLLTANTGSTVDMRYNGNSHNGAAGNYEFDNTDGVSFEVFDLANANGDFQNSGTFVPTPNAGAFTDTNVNPDLPNP from the coding sequence ATGCCCGTTCGTTGCAGCCTTGCCGCCCTCGCAGTTGCGTTGTGCCTATGCAGTTCCTCCGCATCCGCCCAGGAAGGCTCTAGCGGCGGCACGCTGTCGCTGCCGCCCGACCTGTTCGGCACGGGCGACACGGGCGCGGCGGGTTCGACGCCCAGCCGCACGATGTCCTCCGGCGTGACCGGCTCTGAGCTGCCGCCGGCGGCGCCGTACGGCGGCCCCTCGTCGTACAGCGGCGGCGGCATGAGCTACAGCCCGTCGCTCGGCGGCCACCTCCGCGCCCAGTACAACACCAAGAGCTACGGCCAGTCCGCGGGCAACCTGGACCTCGGCACGATGTTCATGCAGCAGGACGGCGACCGCGCCTGGTTCCTGGATGGGCAGGTGACCCTCAACGACGAGTCCAAGGTCGGCTTCAACCTGGGCCTCGGCGCCAGGACGATCATCGACATCGACCACTCCCTGCTCGGCGACAACCAGAAGGTCCTGGGCGTCAGCATCTGGGCCGACGGCTCCTCGACCCAGAACGACAACTTCTTCCCGCAGCTCGGCCTGTCGGGCGAGCTCCTGGGCGAGCGGTGGGACCTGCGGGCCAACGCCTCGTTCGTGCTGGAGAATCAAACCCTGCTCGGCGAGACGCAGATCGCCGGCGACGGGCTCGGCTACAGCGGCTTCAACATCGGCACCGACACGCTCACCGGCCGCGACAACGCGATGCACCTGACGGAGCTGGAGGCCGCCCGCCGGGTCGGCAACAACGACTTCTGGGCGTTCGCAGGCGGCTACGGCCTGTACGGCGGCGACGGCGTCGACACCGCGGGCTACCAGCTCGGCGTCCGTGGCTTCGCCACGCCGGACCTGGCGCTGCAGCTCAAGGTCACCGACGACGACCTGTTCGCCACCAACACCGTGTTCAGCATCACCTGGTTTATTGGCCGCACGCGGACCAACACCCAATTCTGCGGCGACCTGACCGACCGGTTCCGTGAACGCGTGATCCGTAACGACTACGTCCCGGTCTACCAGGACCAGGTGGCCGGCCAGATCGACCAGCTGACGCACGACTTCGACGGCGACGGCGAGTCCGAGGCGATCCGCGTGGTGCACGTCGACTCCAACGCGGCCGCGGGCGGCGACGGCTCGTTCGAGAACCCGCTGCAGTCGCTCGACTCCGTTCAGGGCGCCAGCCAGGACGGCGACATCGTGCTGGTCCACGCCAACACCACCTACGCGGATCAGACCGCTACGCTGCAGGACTTCCAGCGTCTGCTGGGAGAGGGCAACGACCTGACGTTCAACATCAACACCGACCAGTTTGGCACGATCGCCCTGCCCGAGAGCAGCGACGGCGCCATGTCCGGCGTCTCGCCGATCATCAACAACACGGCCGCCAGCGCGGCCGCGGTGGTCCTGGCCAACGACAACGAGGTGGCTGGCTTCACCATCAATGGCGGCGTCACCGCGATCGACGGCTCTGCGGGCGCCGGCAACCCGAACCTGCACGACCTGACCATCAACGGGACCACCGGCGACGCGATCGTGCTCACGCCGGCCGAGATCGTCGACGGCTCCGACACCACGATCGCGTTCAACGCCACGCTGGACAACATCACGTTCGACAGCGTCGGCGGCAACGACATCAGCATCGACGCCGCCACGACGGCCGACCCGAGCTCGCCCAACGTGACGCTGAACGAGGCGATCTCGATCACCAACATCACCAGCACCAACAACGGCGCCACGAGCCTGGCGGTGTCGAACACGCACAGCGGCGGCACGCTGGACGTGAACGGCTACGACTGGGACGGCGGCGGCTCGGGCCTGGTGGGCATGTCGTTCACCACCACCGCGGGCATGGTCGACGTGATCAACTCGAGCCTGACCGGCGGCGCCGCCGGCGCGGTCGGCTTCTCGGTCTCCGAGACCACCGGCACGGTGGCGATCGGCTCCAGCAACACGGTGACCAACATCAACGGCCAGGCGGCCGAGATCTACCGGAACGAGGAGTCGGTTGACTTCGCCGCGACCGTGAACAACACCACCACGTCCGGCGGCACGGTGACCATCACCGAGAACGCCGGGGCGGTGACCGTCCAGAGCGCCAGCATCACCACGCAGGACGCCACCAGCATCGAGATCAACGACGCCGCCGCCAACGTCACGGTCAGCAGCGACGTCACCCGCAACGGCACGGCCGGCATCGCGGTGGCGATCAACGACACCAACCCGGGCGACGACGACCCGAACGACGACATCGTGATCTCGTTCTCGGATCCGACCAGCACCATCGAGAGCAACGGCGGCAGCATGGCCGTGGTGATCAACGGCGGCGACGACGAGGTGAACTTCCTCGGCGCCATCGAGGACACCGGCGGCATCCGGGTGACCAACCGCACCGGCGGCGAGGTGACCTTCAGCGGCGGCGTGACCTCCGACACCGGCACGGCCGACGCGGTCGCGATCACCTCGAACGCGGACGACGCGGTCGTCACGTTCGACGGCGCCGCCGCGGGGCTCGACATCACCACCAGCAGCGGCCGCGGCTTCTTCGCCGACTCCGGCGAGGTGAACGTCACCGGCTCGTCCAACACCATCACCACCACGGCCGCCACCACCGGCGGCCTGGTGCTGCAGGGCACGCCGGCCAACCCGATCACGTCGACCAGCGGCGTCACGTTCGCCTCGGTCGACACGGCGGCCGGGTCGACCAACGCGATCGTGCTGGCCAACGTCGAGGGTAACGTCACGGTCAACGGCGGCACGCTTAACACGGCGGCCAACGCCGCGGTGCAGATCGACAACGCCACCGGCCTGACGCTCAACGACGTGCAGCTCGCCAGCGGCGGCGCCACGGCGGTCACCGCGAGCTACAGCAACGACGTGGCGAACGGCCTGTCGCTGAACGATGTCGACATGAACGACGGCGCCATGGACGTCACCGCCAACACGACCGCCGCGGCCGCGGGGACGACCGTCTCCGTGTCATCGACGACCGAGGCGGGCGCCATGACCTTTACGAACAACGGGACCGGCGACCTCGACGCCATCCTGAACGACGTCACCGGCTCGACCGGCGGCGCCGTCTCGCTCGACGTCACCGGCGCGGGCGACGGGTCGCTCGCCATGAGCGACGTCGACACCAACGGCGGCACGGTGTCCGCGACGAGCTCGGGCGCGGCGTCGGGCGACCTGGCGTTGACGATGACCGACTCCGGCAACACCAACGAGTTCGGCGCCATCACGGTCAACGACCAGGGCTCCGGCAACGTGTCCGCGCTGCTGAGCAACGTCGAGACGAGCTCGACGCTCGACTTCGACGCCGCCTCCGGCGGCACCGCGTCCCTGACGGTGACCGGCGGCGCCTACAACGGCGCGGTGACCGCCGACGCGGCGAACACCGGCACCTTCACCGCCACCATCAACGGTGGCGCCGACCTGGCCAGCACGCTGGATGTCAACGCAGGCAACACCGGCGTGGCGACCGTGTCGGTCGGCGGCGCCAGTACGATCGACGGAGCGGTCAACGTGACGGCGACGAATACCGGCAACGCCACCGTGACCGTCAACGGGGGCAGCACAATCGACGACTCGCTGACCGTCAACGCGACCAACACCGGCACCGCCACGGTGAACGTCAACGGCAACAGCTCGGTAACCGGCGTGACCACCATCAACACCGGCAACACCGGCGCCGCGAACGTCGATCTGGATGGCACGTTCGGCGACCAGGTCACGGTTGCGGCGACGAACACTGAGGACTTCAACTTCGAGATGTCGAGCTCAACGGTCACCGCCGGCGCCGCGGCGACGGCGCTCGACGTGAGCATCGGTGATTCGGTTAACAACGCGAGCCTGGACTTCGTTGGCAACACGTACGACTCGGGGGTGAGCATCGCTGCCGACAACAGCCAGGCGTTCGGGCTGAACGTGAACGGTGACTCGGTCACCACCGGCGACAACACCGTCGCGTTCGCCCTGCTGCTGGACGACGGCCCGTCGACCTCGGACATCCAAATCGCCAACTCGTCGTTCGATACCAACGATGCTGTGGCCTTTGATTTTGACAACCCGGCCAACACGGGCTCGGTTCGGTTCTGGCTGGACAACAACGACTTCGAGAACGAGAGCGCCACGCTCGCCGCGGCCGATCTGACCGTTGGAGCCGGCGCGCTCGACATCACGGTTGGCATCTCGGATTCGGGAGGTTCGGGCAACTCCTTCACCAACAACGCCAACGCAACCTCTCAGTTCCTTCTCACCGCGAACACCGGCTCCACGGTCGATATGCGGTACAACGGCAACTCCCACAACGGGGCCGCCGGCAACTACGAGTTTGACAACACCGATGGCGTGTCATTCGAGGTGTTCGACTTGGCCAACGCGAACGGTGACTTCCAAAACAGTGGAACGTTTGTTCCCACACCGAATGCAGGCGCCTTCACGGACACCAACGTCAACCCGGACCTGCCGAACCCGTAG
- a CDS encoding TraR/DksA C4-type zinc finger protein — translation MLSKQLHCTGCGYQTTLGADDIAVRLRLLGHLRRDADPDEGVLAELLASSAQNMTCPTCKSVGLGVSDTAAQDEADDWQAAVLCEVCRQPIPEERLEFAPDAKRCVGCQEKAEQGTLPEEPDFCPRCGSLVELRVSRGAGLTRYKRFCTGDPPCRL, via the coding sequence ATGCTCTCCAAACAGCTCCACTGCACCGGCTGCGGCTACCAGACCACGCTCGGCGCCGACGACATCGCCGTCCGCCTACGGCTCTTGGGCCACCTCCGGCGGGACGCCGACCCGGACGAGGGCGTGCTGGCGGAACTGCTCGCCAGCTCCGCCCAGAACATGACCTGCCCGACCTGCAAGAGCGTCGGGCTGGGCGTAAGCGACACCGCCGCACAGGACGAAGCGGACGACTGGCAGGCGGCCGTGCTGTGCGAGGTCTGTCGACAGCCGATCCCGGAGGAGCGCCTGGAGTTCGCGCCCGACGCGAAGCGGTGCGTCGGCTGCCAAGAGAAGGCCGAGCAGGGGACCCTGCCGGAAGAGCCCGACTTCTGCCCGCGGTGCGGATCGCTGGTCGAGCTCCGCGTCAGCCGCGGCGCGGGCCTGACCCGCTACAAGCGGTTCTGCACGGGCGACCCGCCCTGCCGTCTGTAG
- a CDS encoding peptidylprolyl isomerase, translating into MLRPSSPWPGLLATAVAALAFALPPAESSAQTVRFLTSVGDFYMELNPENNPDLQGHVDNILAYIGSGRYHDTVLNRAPDGFVLQMGGFDLGNYRPSTLPVGGFDSIEKYDDVIVDADGDGQVDFEALSNTEGTVALALQSGQPNSGTSSFFVSLTDNSFLDSQGFVPFAQITDMSDLAPITGANKVDLSNQVGQPGSLAYTDVPLTPDGEFIILESIMVVSNPYLDFAGPIRNVSSLVVDGAELLSTDDDSSDPSGGSTAPGGGGSSSGGSGLPATGAPHMPEPTAALLGLMAGAGVLLRRRQR; encoded by the coding sequence ATGTTGCGACCCTCCTCCCCGTGGCCCGGCCTGCTGGCCACCGCTGTCGCTGCCCTGGCGTTCGCCCTCCCGCCCGCCGAGTCTTCCGCCCAAACGGTGCGGTTCTTGACCAGCGTGGGCGACTTCTACATGGAGCTGAACCCGGAGAACAACCCGGACCTGCAGGGCCACGTGGACAACATCCTGGCGTACATCGGCTCCGGACGGTACCACGACACCGTGCTGAACCGGGCGCCGGACGGGTTTGTGCTGCAGATGGGCGGCTTTGACCTGGGCAACTACCGCCCCAGCACGCTCCCGGTTGGAGGGTTCGACAGCATCGAGAAGTACGACGACGTGATCGTCGACGCGGACGGCGACGGCCAGGTCGACTTCGAAGCGCTCAGCAACACCGAGGGCACCGTGGCTTTGGCGCTGCAGTCGGGCCAGCCGAACAGCGGCACGAGCAGCTTCTTCGTGAGCCTGACCGACAACTCGTTCCTCGACAGCCAGGGGTTTGTGCCGTTCGCGCAGATCACCGACATGTCCGACCTGGCCCCGATCACGGGCGCCAACAAGGTCGACCTCAGCAACCAGGTGGGCCAGCCCGGCAGCCTCGCCTACACCGACGTGCCGCTCACGCCGGACGGCGAATTCATCATCCTGGAGAGCATCATGGTGGTCTCCAACCCGTACTTGGACTTCGCAGGGCCGATCCGCAACGTCTCATCGCTGGTGGTGGACGGCGCCGAGCTGCTGTCGACCGACGATGACAGCTCTGACCCGAGCGGCGGCTCAACCGCGCCTGGGGGTGGAGGGAGCAGCTCGGGCGGCAGCGGCCTGCCCGCGACTGGCGCCCCCCACATGCCGGAACCGACCGCGGCCCTGCTCGGCCTGATGGCCGGCGCCGGCGTGCTGCTGCGTCGGCGGCAGCGGTAG